A stretch of the Notamacropus eugenii isolate mMacEug1 chromosome 2, mMacEug1.pri_v2, whole genome shotgun sequence genome encodes the following:
- the TVP23C gene encoding Golgi apparatus membrane protein TVP23 homolog C isoform X4, giving the protein MVTIILLLSCDFWTVKNITGRLMVGLRWWNHIDDDGKSHWVFESRKELKQEKRTSSEAESRIFWLGLITCPIMWVIFAFSALFSFKLKWLAVVTMGVVLQGANLYGYIRCKVGNQSNLTSMATTYLGKQFLKRNIKDDQIS; this is encoded by the exons ATGGTGACAATTATCTTGTTATTATCGTGTGACTTTTGGACAGTAAAG AATATAACAGGCAGGCTCATGGTTGGCTTGCGGTGGTGGAACCATATAGATGATGATGGAAAGAGTCACTGGGTGTTTGAGTCTCGAAAG GAATTGAAGCAAGAGAAAAGGACCTCTTCAGAAGCTGAGTCACGAATTTTTTGGTTAGGATTAATTACCTGTCCAATTATGTGGGTGATATTTGCCTTTAGTGCTCTCTTCTCCTTCAAACTGAAATGGTTG gCAGTGGTCACCATGGGTGTGGTTCTACAAGGTGCCAACTTATATGGGTATATAAGATGCAAAGTAGGCAACCAAAGTAATTTAACCAGTATGGCTACCACTTATCTTGGAAAGCAGTTCTTGAAACGA AACATTAAAGATGATCAGATATCTtga
- the TVP23C gene encoding Golgi apparatus membrane protein TVP23 homolog C isoform X5 has translation MVGLRWWNHIDDDGKSHWVFESRKELKQEKRTSSEAESRIFWLGLITCPIMWVIFAFSALFSFKLKWLAVVTMGVVLQGANLYGYIRCKVGNQSNLTSMATTYLGKQFLKRNIKDDQIS, from the exons ATGGTTGGCTTGCGGTGGTGGAACCATATAGATGATGATGGAAAGAGTCACTGGGTGTTTGAGTCTCGAAAG GAATTGAAGCAAGAGAAAAGGACCTCTTCAGAAGCTGAGTCACGAATTTTTTGGTTAGGATTAATTACCTGTCCAATTATGTGGGTGATATTTGCCTTTAGTGCTCTCTTCTCCTTCAAACTGAAATGGTTG gCAGTGGTCACCATGGGTGTGGTTCTACAAGGTGCCAACTTATATGGGTATATAAGATGCAAAGTAGGCAACCAAAGTAATTTAACCAGTATGGCTACCACTTATCTTGGAAAGCAGTTCTTGAAACGA AACATTAAAGATGATCAGATATCTtga